Below is a genomic region from Vibrio mimicus.
TGCTTTTTGATGAACAGGAATTTTATAGCGGGAAATGACTCACGCAGTGCGCTTCACTCAAACCCAGTTGAAAACGCTTAGTTTGGCCATCCAGTTGTACGGAGACTAAATAAAGATCTTCAGCTCGAGGATGGTGTACATCGTAAATCTTAGGAGCATCAACCTGAAACAGCACACTCGCGTGATCGCTACGCACATCAATCGGTACTTGGTACGTTCGACCATCAAATTTTACCGCAGCAGAAACCAGCCCCGGAGAGTAAGTGGTGAAAAACAGATTCACCAACAACTCACAGCCACTGTGGTACCAAACTTGCTCGGTTGAAACATGGTTTAGGCGTAGATGCCGAATACATTGCAGGTAAGGCGCTTTCCAGATCCCGATTCGCTGATCGTAACTGGGTGCATCCTGCTCACCTAAAAAGCAGAGATCTGTCGCCTCTTCATCCAGCAACCAATCTTCATCCGCTTCCAAAAACAAAATTTCAAATCGGTTACGCCCTAGTTTTAACAAGGAGCGAATGTCTTTACGGTAAATCGCTTGTGAGCCATCACAGTCAAACAGCGCGCCTCCATTCAGGCGAACTTCGGCATGGTAATCGATCCCTTCCAACACCAGATCAATCGCCGCAAAGCTCAGTAGGTCTTCATCTACTTCAATATCATGCATTAAATGCCACTCTTGCTCAGCGATTTCCTCTTCACTTAGCGTTTTGGGTAGCACCGCACTTAATGGTGCAGGAAAGGTAATGTCATCTTGGGGGATAGAGAGATCCGTCAGCGGTGAAAGCTGCCAAAGACCGGCGAGTGAGAGCTGCATAGCGTTCCAATTCCTGTTGGTTTGCGCGCATTATACCTGAAGTGAAATCTATTGCATTATTGGTGTAACACAGCGGTTACGGCTTACAATCCATTGGTGCAGGCAAAAAATACCAGCCCTGCGGCTGGTATCTTCGATACGAGTATTACTGCTCGTCGTCTTCATCCTCATCTTCGTCAGGGTACAAGGCATCTTCACCTTCGTAGTAAGTACCCCAACCGTCGTAGATGATGTCGAATTTTTCGGCCAGATTAACCAGCTTTTCCACTTGTTCATCAATCAGTTTGGCATCCAAAGCCGATTGCATGGTCGCATCAAAGCAGAGCAGCTTGTTACCATCTTCATCTTCAGTTTCTTCTGCTTCAAGCACTTCAAAGCCCATTTTGAATGCTTCTACTGCGGCTTTTTCCAGCTTATCGAATTCTTCTGCAAACAGATGGTGTTCGATCTCATACAAGGCATCTGGATCACTGCCATCTTCGAGCAGGGCCTGAATGATGTCGCGAGTCTCTTCCTTTTGGATCTCGATTAATTCTTCTACAGATAGATAATCATCTTGGTGAGACATAATGTGCTCCAGATAGTCAATAGGATCGGAAATTTGTGCGGCGCACTATCGCATGGATTGAAAGGAATTTCTAGCCACAAAACGATCTGAGAAGATCTTTCGCTTGGCTTCAGATCCATCCCTCACACCTTGTTTTTAACATTTTTTTATCAACTCACCAATTCAGCATAATCTGTGTTCAATAAGCCTGTAAAAACGGATCCCCAAATTGCCTGTTTATGGCGCGATAATGCATAGCTAAAAAATCGCCAAAATAGGAAAAATTCCATCCTCAACTTCAATAACGCATAGATTGTGAATAAATAGTTAAAATTTAAACTTATAACGCATAAAAACACCCAGTTATGCTGCGCATAGCTAAGCAATTTAAGGGGGCATCCTCCTAACTTTCAAAATCAGAATACAAAATCATAAAACCGACCACTGACGATAAAATATATCGCAAATTTATTATGGGTGGATTTTTATAACAAAAGATCGACTTGCAACTTAATAAAAAGCTGTTCATAACTATATCCAGCGGCTTGGGTTTACAGGTAAGCGGGATGCTTGCCTAGAAACGACAAGGTGAGCGTAGGCTAAACCTGCTGCCGCATGTGAAAGCAAGAGAGAGGAAGCTCAATGAACCGTTTGTACGTAGGATCTGAAGTGGGGCAACTGCGCCGTGTACTGTTAAATCGTCCCGAGCGAGCGTTGACTCATTTAACGCCTTCCAACTGCCATGAGCTTTTGTTTGATGATGTGCTGGCCGTGGAAGCGGCAGGCGTTGAGCACGATGCTTTTGCCAATACCTTGCGCACTCAAGATGTGGAAGTGTTACTGCTGCATGATTTACTCGAAGAGACGCTGGCCATTCCCGAAGCCAGACAGTGGCTACTGGAAACGCAAATTGGGGATTTTCGCTACGGCCCGACCTTTGCCCACGATCTACGCCATTATTTGAACGCATTGGACGATCACCACTTGGCCACCGTGTTATTAGGCGGATTGGCTTATTCTGAGCTACAAATAGAATCCGATTCCATGCTGCCAAAAATGCGTCAGCCCCTCGATTTTGTGATTGAGCCGCTGCCCAATCACCTATTCACTCGCGATACCTCCTGCTGGGTCTATGGTGGCGTGTCACTCAACCCAATGATGAAAGCTGCTCGTCAGCGTGAAACCAACCATTTGCGGGCCATTTACCGTTGGCACCCAACTTTTGCTCAGCAGCCCTTTATTCACTATTTTGGTCTGGATGATCTGCACTACGACAATGCCAATATTGAAGGCGGCGATGTATTGGTGATTGGTAAAGGCGCAGTATTGATTGGAATGTCTGAACGCACCTCTCCCCAAGGCGTAGAAAATTTAGCGGCCGCCTTGTTCAAACATGGTGAAGCTCGTGAAGTGATTGCGGTCAGCCTGCCAAAACATCGCTCTTGCATGCATCTGGATACGGTGATGACCCATATGGATGTCGATACTTTCTCCGTCTATCCCGAAGTGATGCGCAAAGATCTCGCGACTTGGCGTCTGACGCCTAAAGGCGATGGCAGTGAAATGCGCGTGGAGCAAGTACCAAGCTATATCCACGCGATTGAATCAGCGCTGGGGCTGGATTATCTCAAAATCATTACTACAGGTGGCAACAGCTATGAAGCGGAGCGCGAACAATGGAATGATGCCAACAATGTCCTGACCGTCAAACCGGGCGTGGTGATTGGCTACGAACGTAACGTCTATACCAATGAGAAGTACGATAAAGCAGGCATTAAGGTACTGACCATTCCCGGTAATGAGTTAGGGCGTGGCCGTGGTGGCGCACGTTGTATGAGTTGCCCAATTGAGCGTGACGGTATTTAAACGTCAGTGAGGCGTGCCAAGCACGCCTAAACACTTCAGTTGAGTGCCAGTTCCACATCCGATTCCGCCAGCGTCGAGCAAGCCAACACATAGCCTTGCTCAATCTCCTCTTCGCTCAGCGTTTCTTGGCTTAAACGACGGACACGACCATCCAACACGCGGCATTTACATGAACCACAAATACCGCTGCGACAAGCCGCAATGATCGGCAGTTTTCCGGTTTCTAACGCTTCTAACAGCACTTTTTCACTCGGCGCATCCACCTCTACCCCAAAAGCAGGCACGCGAATTTTCACCTGCTGGCGAATAACGGGATCGGCATTCCCCTCATTGAGTGACGTCATTTCAGGCGAAAAACTCTCTTGATGAAAATGCGCCATGTCAAAGCTAAGCGCTTGTAAATAACCACTCACATCCTGCATAAACCTTGCTGGCCCACACAGATACACGCTTCTTTCCAACACATCCGGAACCTGTTCAATCAGAGTTTCCTGAGTTAAACGACCTTGTGCAAAGCCACTCTCGCCCGCGTCTTTGAGTAACAGCTTCAAGTGGAAATTCGAATGCTGCGCCGCTAACTGCTGCAACTCTTGCCAATAGATGGTTTGTTCTGGATTGCTTGCGATGTGCAGAAAATCGATCTCTCTTGCATCGTTCTGTTTATCGCTCGGTTCGGTTAACCAAGCTTTGGCCATCGCCATGACTGGCGTGATGCCACACCCCGCGCTGATCAGTAATACACGGGATTTGGGTGCACAATCGGTGCTATTGAAGCGACCTTGAGGTTTCATGGCCGTAACGCTATCGCCCAATTTCAACTCATCCACCACATGTTGAGACACCAACCCCTGCGCGACTCGCTTGACCGTAAAACGTAAATACGGCTGCTGAGCCTGCGAGCTGATGGAGTAAGAGCGATACACCGTCTGCCCATTAATGGAAAAACCTAAGTTCGCGAACTGCCCCGGCTTAAAGTTGAAGTGGCGCTCACGATGCGGATCTGCCAACTCAAAGCTCACACAATCTGGGGTTTCTTGCCATTTACGCACACACACCAAGGTTTCATTGTCTTGTTCTGCCCATGCAGACATGTTATTTCTCCTCATCGGCATCAGCCCCACATTGTGGGGCTGAGTGGCCACTTATGCCGCCAGAATGGTGCGCAGATCGTCTTCCGCCGTAGTAATACTGCGTAGATCAAACTGCTGTTGCAGGATCGCCATCAGATTTGGCGTGAGGAAAGCGGGCGCGGTAGGACCGGTGTAAATGCCTTTTACACCCAGCGCGAGCAAGGTCAGCAGGATCACGATCGCTTTTTGCTCGAACCACGAGAGCACCAGAGTCAGCGGTAGATCGTTCACTCCACACTCGAAGGTTTCCGCAAGCGCAAGCGCCAGTTGAATCGCTGAATAAGCATCATTGCACTGACCCACATCGAGCAAACGTGGAATACCGTTGATCGCGCCAAACTCATTTTTGTTGAAGCGGAACTTACCGCAAGCCAAGGTCAGAATCACGCTGTCTTCCGGCGCTTGCTCAGTAAAATCTTGATAGTAATTGCGCTCCGCTTTATCACCGTCACAGCCACCGACCAAGAAGAAGTGCTTGATGTTGCCTAATTTGACTTGCTCAACCACCGCAGGCGCTGCTGCCATTAAGGCATTGCGTCCAAAACCCACGGTGATCAGATGCTCAATCTCATCGTGCTTAAAACCTTCTTGTGCCAGTGCACATTCAATCACAGCTGAGAAATCGTCCCCTTCGATATGCGCCACACCCGGCCAGCCGACAATGCTACGTGTAAACAGGCGATCCGCATATTGCCCAACATTAGGGTTAAGCAGGCAGTTAGACGTCATCACGATCGCGCCGGGGAAGTTCGCGAATTCTTTCTGCTGGTTTTGCCAAGCACTGCCGTAGTTACCTACCAAGTGCGGGTATTTTTTCAGTTCTGGGTAAGCATGCGCAGGCAGCATTTCGCCATTGGTGTAGACGTTGATCCCCATGCCTTGAGTCTGTTGCAAGATTTTCTCTAAATCATGCAGATCATGGCCAGACACCAGAATACATTTGCCTTTGACGGGTTTGACGTTCACTGTAGTCGGCTCTGGATGACCAAAGGTTTCGGTTTCGCCTTTATCTAAGATTTCCATGATGCGGTAGTTCATCAGGCCAATTTGCATCGCCGTATCCAAGAGCGCACTCAGCTCCACAGGATCGGTACCCAACCATGCCATAATTTGATGGTACTGTGCATACAGCTCAGCATCCGTTTGTCCTAACACACGTGCATGTTCGAGATAGGCCGCCGCTCCTTTCAAGCCATACAAACAGAGCAGGCGCAAACCAATCACATCTTCATGCAAACTCTCTTTGCCACGGTTTACCGCTGCCGCAGGAGCGAATGCCAAGATGGCGGCTTTATCCGTCGGTAGAGAAAATTGCGCCGCAGGTGACAGCGCAGGAAGTTCAAAACCGGTTAATACCGCAGCCGCACGGACTTGTTGCTCTAACTGCTGTTTATAGCTTTCCGCTTGCTGCGCCAGTTCAACAATGCGTTCTGGATCAAAGTTAACGTTGGTGAGCGTGGCGAAAAAGGCTTTCGGTGCCCATTGGTCAATTTCAGGAATGGCCACACCACAAGCACGGCCTAGATTGGCCCAAAAAGAGACACCTTGCAGTGCGTAAACCAACACATCTTGTAAGTCCGACACCTCTGCGGTTTTACCGCACATCCCTTGGGCATAGGCGCACCCTTTCGCGATTGGGGTTTGAATGGTTTGCTCACATTGAATACAGAACATTATGCTTCTCCAGTTTCATTGATAAGCTTTGATAGCTTAGATTTACTGAAGACATCGCATATTACGTGCCAAATTCTATTTATTTGTTTTTCAATGCATTTAACACAATAAACACAACTTTTTTGTGTCAATTAGACCAAGCAATAAAAACAATATTACTCGATACAGTCATATTGACACTTTCGATTATTCACGTTGAAAAACGTTTTTTATCGAGATAAAAACGAGACAAATAAAAGACGAGATAAAAAAATGCCGCAGCGATGTCGGCTACGGCATACTTTTTCAGTGATGTTTATTGAAGCTGAATTACTCAGTACCACCCACTGTCAGAGCATCCAACTTCAGAGTAGGCTGACCAACGCCAACAGGCACGCTTTGTCCCGCTTTACCACACACACCAACACCACGATCCAGCGCCAGATCGTTACCCACCATAGAGACCTGCTGCATGGCTTCAATACCAGAACCAATCAGAGTTGCACCTTTGATTGGACGGGTGATTTTACCATTTTCAATCAAGTAGGCTTCAGAGGCAGAGAACACAAACTTACCGGAGGTGATATCAACCTGACCGCCGCCAAAGTTCGGCGCGTAAATGCCTTTTTTCACCGAAGCGATGATCTCTTCTGGTGAGTGTTCACCCGGCAGCATGTAAGTATTGGTCATACGCGGCATCGGCAGATGAGCGTAAGATTCACGGCGTCCGTTACCCGTCGGTGCCACACCCATTAAACGGGCATTGAGCTTGTCTTGGATGTAGCCTTTCAAAATGCCTTTTTCGATCAGCACGTTGTATTGACCACTTACCCCTTCATCATCCACGTTGAGAGAGCCGCGCAGATCTTTCAGCGTACCGTCATCCACGATCGTACACAGATCGGAAGTGACTTTTTTACCCACTTTGCCTGCAAATACCGATGAGCCTTTACGGTTAAAATCGCCTTCAAGGCCATGACCGACCGCTTCATGCAGCAGCACACCCGGCCAACCAGAACCGAGTACCACAGGCATAGTACCCGCTGGAGCCGCTACCGCTTCAAGGTTAACTAGCGCTTGGCGAATCGCTTCATCGGCGAAAGAAAACGCGATTTTTTGTCCGGCTTCTTCTTGCAAGAAGTAATCATAGCCAAAGCGACCACCACCACCGGCACTACCGCGCTCACGGCGATCGCCTTTTTGCGCTAGTACGCTAATGGAAAGGCGTACCAGAGGACGAACATCTCCGGCATAAGTACCATCGGTGGCGGCGACTAAAATCTGTTCATGCACACCACTTAAGCTCACTGACACTTCGGTGATGAGTGGCTCTTTGGTACGAATATACGCATCCAGTTGTTTCAGCAGTTCGGTTTTTTGCTGTTTTTCCCAGCTTTCCAGTGGGTTATTCGCCCCATAAAACTGTGGATGCTGCGCACGTTTGAAGGCTTGTACCGTCAGGTTTTGGCCTTGCTGAGCAATACCACGCGCCGCAATAGCACTTTGCTTTAAGCCTTCTAACTGAATTTGGTCGGAATAAGCAAAACCTGTTTTTTCACCACTGACCGCACGAACACCGACCCCACAATCAATATTGAATGAGCCATCTTTAATGATGCTGTCTTCCAGCACCAGAGATTCATGCCAACTGGACTGGAAATAAATATCCGCATAATCAATCTGGCGAGTCGCAATACTGGACAGGGTATCGGCAATATCTTGTTCGCTCAGTCCGGCAGGCGCTAGCAGTGCCGCTTCAATGTGGTTCATCGTCATCAGTGTGTGTTCTCTATTAATTGATGGGTAAAACGCGTGTGCTGTTCAATCGGCATCGCGCGTCTCACAGAATCGAGTGTGGTGAGGTCAAACTCTACCACTTTACTTTGTACTGTTGGGCCTAAATTCGCGATCACTTCGCCCCACGGGCTAATCACCATCGAATGCCCCCAAGTTTCGCGTCCGCAAGGATGGCGCCCGGTCTGTCCGACCGCCATCACCCAACATTGAGTTTCAATAGCTCGGGCGCGCAGTAGCACTTCCCAATGCGCTTGGCCAGTCACCGCAGTAAAAGCCGCTGGAACCAACAAAATCTGTGCGCCTTGGCGACGTAATTCTGCGTATAAGTGCGGGAAGCGCACATCGTAGCAAATCGACAAGCCGAGTTGACCAAACGGCGTTTCCGCCACCACCACTTGTTGTCCCGGAGTAAAGGTTTCCGACTCGCGATAACGCTGGTGACCATCGGCGACATCTACATCGAACATGTGCAGTTTATCGTAAACCGCCACCCGCTCACCTTGTGCATTCCACAACAGGCTGCTAGTGGTTACGCCATTCGCATGGCGGATCGGCATGCTGCCGATGAGCAGCCAGACACCATGTTGTTTGGCAAGGTTCGACAACGCATGCTGAACCGGCCCGTTATCCAAAGGTTCCGCTTGCTGATGGTATTGTTCACGATTGCCCAGCAGCAGTGCATTTTCTGGTGTCACAATCCATTGCGCTCCTTGTTGAGCGAGCAGCGCCACCTGCTCTTGCAAGTAAGCCAGATTGGCACTTACCTCTGACCCAGAGGTCATTTGGATCAGTCCAACTCGTTGCATCTTCTTCCCTATTCTGCCAATTTGCGCAGTTTTTCCGGCAACTTAAATTCACCTTTGCTACGCGAAAGCTCTTTCACCGTGGGCGAATCGAGCAGTCCTTTAACTTCATAGTTGACCTGAGTGAAAACTTCCACCACAGGAGCAATCACGGTCGTAATCGCCAACACATACAGCGCCGTTTGTGGTGTTACCGCAAAGGCGGTCAACACTGGGATTCCCGAGGTAATATCAGGGACGAAATTCACTTCAGCATCCACAGTACGGGTGTTGAGGTCGGCTAAACCTTTAATCGTCATATCACCGGCCACCGCATCCATTTTGATGTTGTTCGTGACGAAAACCCCTTGTGAAATTTCACCACTGCCTGTGATCGAATTGAATGCCATCCCTTTATCAAACACATCGCTAAAATCGAGCTGCATTTTGCGAATGATCGAATCAAGGCTAAATAAACCTAGCAGCCTTGCCGCACCACTCACATCAGAAATCACCCCTTTACCAAGTTTAGTATTCACTTGGCCTTGTAACGTGTTGACCTGCATTGACCACGGAGCGCCATCCCATTTGGTACTCGCTGTGAGCTCAAACGGTGCACGTTGAATACCAGAGCTGATTCCAAAACGCGCCATCAGGTCGCTGTTGTTATCCCCCTTCATATCCAAGTTCATTTCGGTGTAGCTCTGCTTATCCGTCAATGTCCATGCGCCATTGACATGCAATTGGCTACTGCCACTGGTGAAGTCGATGCTTTTCCATAGCAACGTATCGCCTTGGCGCTGAAAATCGACATTCGCTTGACCAATTTTATAACCCTGTAGCCAGAAATCTTTGATGGTCAGTGTCAAGTTAGGTATCCAGTGATGGAACTGGCGATCAAAATCAGAAATCAGCGGCAGTTTCTGACGATCAATATCCACCAGCAGTGGTTTTTGGCTATCGGTCTCTAACTGCGGCAAAAAGAGGTGCAAGCGATCCAACGCGATGCTCAAATCATACGGTTCAATATAATTGGCTTGGCCTTTGATCTCTTGGCTATCTAGGGTGAGTAGCCAACCTAAATCTTTGCGCCGAGCATTCATCTTCACGTCATGCCACTCGAGGCCGCCGAGCATCAGATCTTTCACCACCGCTTCAATTCGCTCTGGCATCGGAATCGCTGGGGTATTTAAACTGGCGAGCTTGGACTTGCTGGCTTTCGCTGCTGGTTTCTCGCTGACGATATTCAACCACTCATCGAGATTAAAGGCTTGGCTGCGCAGTTGCACATGATGCCCCACCACTGGGCTCATTTTAAAGCTGCCTTGCCCCAAAACGAGGTTAGTGGCCGCCAATACAGGGACTTTAGGCGTCAAATCAATTTCAGCTTGGTATTTCGCTTGCGGCAGTTGCAGACGAGCCGAGACCATTTCTTGATTGCCAGATGCTTGCAGCAGCGCTTGCCCTTTCACCTTGAGCGCTTTTTTCAGTGGGAATGGGTATTGGCTTTCTAATGCTCTCAAATCCGCTTTACCATCCAATTGATAAGTAAAGCCGACATCGTTGAGCTGAATATCGACACTGGCTTGCCAAGGTGCATGGCCTTTAACACGCTTGAGCCAACGTTCACCGACAAAAGGAATCAGTGGTTTGACTTCCCAATCGCCAATCATATCAATGCTGACCGCATAGCCTCGTTTGGCATCTTCACCTGTAAAATCAATCGAAACCGGTTGTTTGAGCAAACGAGCATCCAAGCCGGCCGCACTCACTCGATCATTATCAAATTCGATTTTTCCGGAAACGGATTTCAGGCTCATCGGCGGAGTATTAATATCCACCGCGTTATTATTCAGTTCAGCAAAACCCCAAGCGCGTGGCTCTGCGCCACTGTGAAACGGAATATTGAGCTGAAATTCGGAACGCACAGGGCCTTTGACTTGAATCGTGGTGAGCGCCGCCCCAACCGAATCCACCAAAGGTGTTGCCATCATGTAGTTGCGGATCGCGTTACCTTGTTTGGCACTCGCCACGGCTTCAATTTCGATATGGCCTAGCTCGGCCAATTCAGGAATGCGACCGGTGATCCGCTCCGCAGTCACATCCATCAAGGTGGCTGAGTGCGAGTCCAGATACATGGCATCATTTTCAAACAGCAGATCAAGCTGTAAATCAGTGATCGGTGGCCATGCCGTATCAAAAGCAAACTTGGCTTGTTTCAACCCCACCCAAGCCTGGAATACCCCGTTATGCATCCGATAAGGGAATTGATCTAACGCCCCATACCACACCAGCTTCGCGGTATTGACTTGCCCAGCTTGAATCGCAGTCGAAAGGTAATCGGTCAGTTCTTGTCCTAAAGCGAGAGTCGGCAAATAGCGCCATGTTTCACCCGCGTTAAACAGATCCGCCTCGGTGTAAAAAGAGAGGAATGGGCTGGCATTGTCAGGAAAATCAAGACGGAATGCACCAAGCGCTTGCAGATCAGGCGTAGCAACCGTGACTTTATCCGCCCACAGTGACCAACCCTGCTCACCTTGCTGCCAAACCATATCCACCTCACCTTGGCGAATATTGAGCGGAGCTTGGAATACCTCTCCATAAGGCAGTACATCATCCACCAAAGTCGCATGGATACGCGCTTGGCGAAGAGAACCTTGAATTTGCGCTTGCAGTGCATTGACCTGTGGCAACAACGCCCACTGAGTGATCCCACCATCCACTAACGAGGCAGAGTAGCGTAACGATTCCAAGGACTTCCCCTTGGTAATGCGCACATCCTCTAAGGTTCCTTTGGGTTGTAACGTGGTGAGCCAGTGATTTAGGGTTTGAGACTCGGGGATCAGCTTAGCTAACGGCAGCAAGCTCTCAATATTCAGTTGAGAAAGATTAAGCCGCCACTGTTCTGGCTGCCAATCCATTGCCACATCCATCAGC
It encodes:
- the rraB gene encoding ribonuclease E inhibitor RraB, with product MSHQDDYLSVEELIEIQKEETRDIIQALLEDGSDPDALYEIEHHLFAEEFDKLEKAAVEAFKMGFEVLEAEETEDEDGNKLLCFDATMQSALDAKLIDEQVEKLVNLAEKFDIIYDGWGTYYEGEDALYPDEDEDEDDEQ
- the arcA gene encoding arginine deiminase produces the protein MNRLYVGSEVGQLRRVLLNRPERALTHLTPSNCHELLFDDVLAVEAAGVEHDAFANTLRTQDVEVLLLHDLLEETLAIPEARQWLLETQIGDFRYGPTFAHDLRHYLNALDDHHLATVLLGGLAYSELQIESDSMLPKMRQPLDFVIEPLPNHLFTRDTSCWVYGGVSLNPMMKAARQRETNHLRAIYRWHPTFAQQPFIHYFGLDDLHYDNANIEGGDVLVIGKGAVLIGMSERTSPQGVENLAAALFKHGEAREVIAVSLPKHRSCMHLDTVMTHMDVDTFSVYPEVMRKDLATWRLTPKGDGSEMRVEQVPSYIHAIESALGLDYLKIITTGGNSYEAEREQWNDANNVLTVKPGVVIGYERNVYTNEKYDKAGIKVLTIPGNELGRGRGGARCMSCPIERDGI
- the hcp gene encoding hydroxylamine reductase, yielding MFCIQCEQTIQTPIAKGCAYAQGMCGKTAEVSDLQDVLVYALQGVSFWANLGRACGVAIPEIDQWAPKAFFATLTNVNFDPERIVELAQQAESYKQQLEQQVRAAAVLTGFELPALSPAAQFSLPTDKAAILAFAPAAAVNRGKESLHEDVIGLRLLCLYGLKGAAAYLEHARVLGQTDAELYAQYHQIMAWLGTDPVELSALLDTAMQIGLMNYRIMEILDKGETETFGHPEPTTVNVKPVKGKCILVSGHDLHDLEKILQQTQGMGINVYTNGEMLPAHAYPELKKYPHLVGNYGSAWQNQQKEFANFPGAIVMTSNCLLNPNVGQYADRLFTRSIVGWPGVAHIEGDDFSAVIECALAQEGFKHDEIEHLITVGFGRNALMAAAPAVVEQVKLGNIKHFFLVGGCDGDKAERNYYQDFTEQAPEDSVILTLACGKFRFNKNEFGAINGIPRLLDVGQCNDAYSAIQLALALAETFECGVNDLPLTLVLSWFEQKAIVILLTLLALGVKGIYTGPTAPAFLTPNLMAILQQQFDLRSITTAEDDLRTILAA
- a CDS encoding hybrid-cluster NAD(P)-dependent oxidoreductase is translated as MSAWAEQDNETLVCVRKWQETPDCVSFELADPHRERHFNFKPGQFANLGFSINGQTVYRSYSISSQAQQPYLRFTVKRVAQGLVSQHVVDELKLGDSVTAMKPQGRFNSTDCAPKSRVLLISAGCGITPVMAMAKAWLTEPSDKQNDAREIDFLHIASNPEQTIYWQELQQLAAQHSNFHLKLLLKDAGESGFAQGRLTQETLIEQVPDVLERSVYLCGPARFMQDVSGYLQALSFDMAHFHQESFSPEMTSLNEGNADPVIRQQVKIRVPAFGVEVDAPSEKVLLEALETGKLPIIAACRSGICGSCKCRVLDGRVRRLSQETLSEEEIEQGYVLACSTLAESDVELALN
- the tldD gene encoding metalloprotease TldD — encoded protein: MTMNHIEAALLAPAGLSEQDIADTLSSIATRQIDYADIYFQSSWHESLVLEDSIIKDGSFNIDCGVGVRAVSGEKTGFAYSDQIQLEGLKQSAIAARGIAQQGQNLTVQAFKRAQHPQFYGANNPLESWEKQQKTELLKQLDAYIRTKEPLITEVSVSLSGVHEQILVAATDGTYAGDVRPLVRLSISVLAQKGDRRERGSAGGGGRFGYDYFLQEEAGQKIAFSFADEAIRQALVNLEAVAAPAGTMPVVLGSGWPGVLLHEAVGHGLEGDFNRKGSSVFAGKVGKKVTSDLCTIVDDGTLKDLRGSLNVDDEGVSGQYNVLIEKGILKGYIQDKLNARLMGVAPTGNGRRESYAHLPMPRMTNTYMLPGEHSPEEIIASVKKGIYAPNFGGGQVDITSGKFVFSASEAYLIENGKITRPIKGATLIGSGIEAMQQVSMVGNDLALDRGVGVCGKAGQSVPVGVGQPTLKLDALTVGGTE
- a CDS encoding YhdP family protein, with product MISTVTRLGRILMWLLVSLLIVLALAVTGLRILLPQMNRFQAEIQDWLNQNSSVQLAIADVQGYWRNTHPSLSLQTLQAHWPDSNDIQLNAASIEIEFDLLQSLWERQPVIADLTINGMVLDLRAIDWLALEQNPNPRQSRQGRVVKQLDDLLLRQLDDFTLKNSAILYQTFAGDRRQLDIEKLRWQNRGQRHFTEGVVSIAGTNINSLLVSANFIDHGSLRDVSGDFYVSADKVRILPWLTRYLKDQTGIQKGQLSFNAWATLEHNQPVDGYVELKPSELVWQHAEQTHELLLESGIVELKPTKQGWQVNAHSLRLRSDDALWPLMDVAMDWQPEQWRLNLSQLNIESLLPLAKLIPESQTLNHWLTTLQPKGTLEDVRITKGKSLESLRYSASLVDGGITQWALLPQVNALQAQIQGSLRQARIHATLVDDVLPYGEVFQAPLNIRQGEVDMVWQQGEQGWSLWADKVTVATPDLQALGAFRLDFPDNASPFLSFYTEADLFNAGETWRYLPTLALGQELTDYLSTAIQAGQVNTAKLVWYGALDQFPYRMHNGVFQAWVGLKQAKFAFDTAWPPITDLQLDLLFENDAMYLDSHSATLMDVTAERITGRIPELAELGHIEIEAVASAKQGNAIRNYMMATPLVDSVGAALTTIQVKGPVRSEFQLNIPFHSGAEPRAWGFAELNNNAVDINTPPMSLKSVSGKIEFDNDRVSAAGLDARLLKQPVSIDFTGEDAKRGYAVSIDMIGDWEVKPLIPFVGERWLKRVKGHAPWQASVDIQLNDVGFTYQLDGKADLRALESQYPFPLKKALKVKGQALLQASGNQEMVSARLQLPQAKYQAEIDLTPKVPVLAATNLVLGQGSFKMSPVVGHHVQLRSQAFNLDEWLNIVSEKPAAKASKSKLASLNTPAIPMPERIEAVVKDLMLGGLEWHDVKMNARRKDLGWLLTLDSQEIKGQANYIEPYDLSIALDRLHLFLPQLETDSQKPLLVDIDRQKLPLISDFDRQFHHWIPNLTLTIKDFWLQGYKIGQANVDFQRQGDTLLWKSIDFTSGSSQLHVNGAWTLTDKQSYTEMNLDMKGDNNSDLMARFGISSGIQRAPFELTASTKWDGAPWSMQVNTLQGQVNTKLGKGVISDVSGAARLLGLFSLDSIIRKMQLDFSDVFDKGMAFNSITGSGEISQGVFVTNNIKMDAVAGDMTIKGLADLNTRTVDAEVNFVPDITSGIPVLTAFAVTPQTALYVLAITTVIAPVVEVFTQVNYEVKGLLDSPTVKELSRSKGEFKLPEKLRKLAE
- a CDS encoding glycosyl hydrolase 2 galactose-binding domain-containing protein — encoded protein: MQLSLAGLWQLSPLTDLSIPQDDITFPAPLSAVLPKTLSEEEIAEQEWHLMHDIEVDEDLLSFAAIDLVLEGIDYHAEVRLNGGALFDCDGSQAIYRKDIRSLLKLGRNRFEILFLEADEDWLLDEEATDLCFLGEQDAPSYDQRIGIWKAPYLQCIRHLRLNHVSTEQVWYHSGCELLVNLFFTTYSPGLVSAAVKFDGRTYQVPIDVRSDHASVLFQVDAPKIYDVHHPRAEDLYLVSVQLDGQTKRFQLGLSEAHCVSHFPL
- a CDS encoding carbon-nitrogen hydrolase family protein; protein product: MQRVGLIQMTSGSEVSANLAYLQEQVALLAQQGAQWIVTPENALLLGNREQYHQQAEPLDNGPVQHALSNLAKQHGVWLLIGSMPIRHANGVTTSSLLWNAQGERVAVYDKLHMFDVDVADGHQRYRESETFTPGQQVVVAETPFGQLGLSICYDVRFPHLYAELRRQGAQILLVPAAFTAVTGQAHWEVLLRARAIETQCWVMAVGQTGRHPCGRETWGHSMVISPWGEVIANLGPTVQSKVVEFDLTTLDSVRRAMPIEQHTRFTHQLIENTH